The proteins below come from a single Roseiflexus sp. RS-1 genomic window:
- the mvk gene encoding mevalonate kinase, producing the protein MHASAPGKIILCGEHAVVYGRPAIAIPLNDVRARVSIIPGAPGSGVCFDAPDLGRRWLITSAPHDPLSELTLAILRQFGVQRMPDIEIAITSDIPIASGMGSGAAIATAIVRALASAYGRNLSAAEVSALVYESEQRFHGTPSGIDNTVIAYEQVIWFQRRSEPPHQIEPIAIAEPFTLLIGDTGVRSATRLPVGEVRRRWERDPSRYEMLFDAVADVVYQARRALAEGDRAALGPLLDRNQALLEEIGVSSPELERLITAARSAGAGGAKLSGGGWGGVMIALVEPETAQQVRQALQAAGATRVLETIVQAAA; encoded by the coding sequence ATGCACGCATCCGCTCCCGGCAAAATCATTCTCTGTGGCGAACATGCCGTCGTCTACGGTCGCCCGGCGATTGCCATCCCGCTGAACGATGTGCGCGCGCGGGTCAGTATCATCCCCGGTGCGCCGGGCAGCGGCGTTTGCTTCGACGCGCCCGATCTTGGGCGGCGCTGGTTGATCACATCCGCTCCGCACGATCCTCTCTCTGAACTGACGCTGGCGATTCTGCGACAGTTTGGCGTACAGCGTATGCCAGACATCGAGATAGCCATCACATCGGACATCCCGATTGCAAGCGGGATGGGAAGCGGTGCTGCAATTGCGACCGCCATCGTGCGGGCGCTGGCATCGGCGTATGGGCGCAACCTGAGTGCGGCTGAGGTCTCGGCGCTGGTGTACGAGAGTGAGCAGCGCTTTCATGGGACGCCCAGCGGCATTGACAACACGGTGATTGCGTATGAACAGGTAATCTGGTTCCAGCGGCGCAGCGAGCCGCCACACCAGATCGAGCCGATCGCGATTGCTGAGCCGTTCACGCTGCTCATCGGCGATACCGGCGTGCGCAGCGCGACGCGCCTGCCGGTCGGCGAGGTGCGGCGACGCTGGGAGAGAGACCCATCGCGCTATGAGATGCTGTTCGACGCAGTGGCGGACGTGGTGTATCAGGCGCGGCGTGCGCTGGCTGAGGGTGATCGTGCCGCGTTAGGACCATTGCTCGACCGCAATCAGGCGTTACTGGAGGAAATCGGCGTATCATCCCCAGAACTGGAGCGTCTGATCACCGCTGCGCGCAGTGCCGGCGCAGGGGGCGCAAAACTCTCCGGCGGCGGTTGGGGCGGGGTGATGATTGCGCTGGTTGAACCGGAGACCGCGCAACAGGTGCGGCAGGCATTACAGGCGGCGGGAGCGACGCGCGTGCTGGAGACCATTGTTCAGGCTGCCGCCTGA
- the mnmA gene encoding tRNA 2-thiouridine(34) synthase MnmA, with translation MAKIMVAMSGGVDSSLAAALLHEAGHDVTGVTLHLWEGDDDRLAESLCCSQEMTESARRVCAQLGIPYYVFNYQREFRRYVIEYFLREYASGFTPNPCLECNREIKFRALLARARTLGFDYVATGHYARIRADETRHNGEDAGLPPAERAQRTTYRLLRAVDREKDQSYMLYMLGQDDLARLIFPIGEYTKAEVRAMAAARGLASANRPESQDICFVPGGDYRNLLREERPDALRPGPILDLEGREVGRHQGLPLYTIGQRRGLGIATGQPMYVTALDVARNAVIVGPESALRRESLRAEWVTFVSGMWPEAPFDCLAQIRAHADAVPARVIPGEAGTVDVHFSRPQRAVTPGQAIVFYDGDVVLGGGRIARD, from the coding sequence ATGGCAAAGATCATGGTTGCAATGAGCGGCGGCGTCGATAGTTCACTGGCGGCGGCGCTGCTCCACGAAGCCGGGCATGATGTCACCGGCGTGACCCTGCACCTGTGGGAAGGGGACGATGACCGCCTGGCGGAGAGTCTCTGCTGCTCACAGGAAATGACCGAGAGCGCGCGGCGTGTCTGCGCGCAACTCGGCATACCCTACTATGTCTTCAATTACCAGCGTGAGTTTCGGCGCTATGTGATCGAGTATTTCTTGCGCGAATACGCCAGCGGCTTCACGCCGAACCCGTGCCTGGAGTGCAACCGCGAGATCAAGTTTCGCGCCCTGCTGGCGCGCGCCCGCACCCTCGGCTTCGACTACGTCGCCACCGGACATTACGCCCGGATCCGTGCCGATGAGACGCGCCACAATGGAGAAGACGCCGGATTGCCGCCAGCGGAGCGTGCGCAGCGCACCACCTACCGCCTGTTGCGCGCCGTTGATCGTGAAAAGGATCAGTCATACATGCTCTACATGCTCGGTCAGGACGACCTGGCGCGGCTGATCTTCCCGATTGGCGAGTACACCAAGGCGGAAGTGCGTGCTATGGCCGCCGCACGCGGACTGGCAAGCGCCAACCGACCGGAGAGCCAGGACATCTGCTTCGTTCCCGGCGGCGACTATCGCAACCTGCTGCGCGAAGAGCGCCCCGATGCGCTGCGCCCCGGACCGATCCTCGATCTCGAAGGGCGCGAAGTCGGGCGGCACCAGGGGCTGCCGCTCTACACCATCGGGCAGCGACGCGGTCTCGGGATCGCAACCGGTCAACCGATGTATGTCACAGCGCTCGATGTTGCACGCAACGCCGTGATTGTCGGTCCTGAATCGGCGCTCAGACGCGAATCGCTGCGCGCCGAATGGGTGACGTTCGTCAGCGGCATGTGGCCCGAAGCGCCCTTCGATTGCCTGGCGCAGATACGCGCCCATGCCGATGCCGTTCCTGCCCGCGTCATACCTGGAGAGGCAGGAACGGTCGATGTGCATTTCTCACGTCCACAGCGCGCCGTCACGCCAGGGCAGGCGATCGTCTTCTACGATGGTGACGTCGTTCTGGGGGGCGGGCGGATCGCGCGTGACTGA
- a CDS encoding DUF1385 domain-containing protein, with amino-acid sequence MSERTFSYGGQAVLEGVMMRGLRQATVAVRTPSGEIVFRHEPLNVERRRMWENLPFLRGILMLWDTLNLGVRALNFSASAALGEEEQPQSKGAVALTLIIALAFAFGLFFVVPLLIASLLERVGATPLMRDAAEGFIQLGIFIGYLTLIGRMPDIQRTFGYHGAEHKTINAYEAGAPLTVESVRSFTLLHPRCGTSFLLVVVVLSIPFFALFGGLPLGERLLSRIILVPVIAAVSYELLRLSAAHFHRGWVRRLVAPSLALQRLTTREPDDTMIAVAIAALIPVLAADGVVPAAFDESLAHGVARPPVDAALA; translated from the coding sequence ATGAGCGAGCGAACATTTTCGTATGGCGGTCAGGCGGTGCTCGAAGGGGTCATGATGCGCGGTTTGCGGCAGGCGACTGTCGCCGTGCGCACGCCTTCGGGAGAGATTGTCTTTCGTCACGAACCACTGAATGTCGAGCGTCGCCGCATGTGGGAGAATCTACCATTTCTGCGCGGTATTCTCATGCTATGGGATACGCTCAACCTGGGGGTGCGGGCGCTCAATTTCTCCGCCAGCGCTGCTCTCGGTGAAGAAGAACAACCGCAGTCGAAAGGCGCGGTGGCACTGACCCTGATCATCGCACTGGCATTCGCATTTGGGCTGTTCTTCGTTGTGCCGTTGTTGATCGCCAGTTTGCTGGAGCGGGTGGGCGCCACGCCGCTGATGCGCGATGCAGCCGAGGGTTTTATTCAACTTGGCATCTTCATCGGCTATCTGACACTGATCGGGCGGATGCCGGATATTCAGCGCACGTTTGGGTATCACGGCGCGGAGCACAAAACGATCAACGCCTACGAAGCCGGTGCGCCGCTCACGGTCGAATCGGTGCGCTCATTCACGTTGCTGCATCCCCGCTGCGGCACCAGTTTCTTGCTGGTTGTCGTTGTGCTGAGTATTCCTTTCTTCGCACTGTTCGGGGGATTGCCGCTTGGTGAACGGTTACTGTCACGCATCATCCTGGTACCGGTGATTGCAGCTGTCTCATATGAACTGCTCCGCCTGTCGGCGGCGCATTTCCATCGCGGTTGGGTCCGGCGCCTGGTTGCGCCATCCCTGGCATTGCAGCGCCTGACAACCCGTGAGCCTGATGATACAATGATCGCCGTGGCGATAGCCGCATTGATACCGGTGCTTGCTGCCGATGGTGTTGTTCCTGCCGCCTTCGACGAATCGCTGGCGCACGGCGTGGCGCGCCCGCCTGTTGATGCCGCGCTTGCATAA
- a CDS encoding DUF4388 domain-containing protein, with the protein MPLVGNIRDFGLSDFLYLVDRGYKTGCLHLSRTDEMASLYFEKGKLLTATRKDDNVPVTDLLVRKGKLTPVQAEQAAQAHQNQNGASMSQVLIDLNLIGRDELQRVLQQHIEESVYALFGWNEGEFRFEQGQRPEPTAPIMPTPLPVEHLIMEGVRRIDEWGRIKDRIPSTDMVVKFIEQPIERAKGINLAADEWRVFARINGKDTLAEIARKTGMSEFDVCRIVYGFLTAGLVDVIRKPAPVPMLATGRPLAEAPRIKKSLVTRIINRIRGM; encoded by the coding sequence ATGCCGCTGGTCGGTAACATTCGTGATTTTGGTCTCTCGGATTTTCTGTACCTTGTTGATCGAGGCTACAAGACAGGCTGTCTGCACCTGAGTCGCACCGATGAGATGGCGTCGCTCTATTTCGAGAAGGGCAAACTGCTCACGGCAACGCGCAAGGACGACAATGTTCCGGTGACCGATCTGCTGGTTCGCAAGGGGAAGTTGACGCCAGTACAGGCGGAGCAGGCAGCACAGGCGCATCAGAATCAGAACGGCGCAAGCATGTCGCAGGTGTTGATCGATCTCAACCTGATCGGGCGTGATGAGTTGCAACGGGTGCTGCAACAGCATATCGAAGAGTCGGTGTATGCGCTGTTCGGCTGGAATGAGGGTGAGTTTCGCTTTGAGCAGGGGCAGCGTCCTGAACCGACGGCGCCGATCATGCCGACGCCGCTGCCCGTCGAGCACCTGATCATGGAGGGGGTGCGGCGTATCGATGAGTGGGGGCGGATCAAAGACCGCATTCCCAGCACCGATATGGTGGTGAAGTTCATTGAGCAGCCTATCGAGCGTGCCAAGGGGATCAATCTCGCCGCCGATGAGTGGCGCGTGTTTGCGCGTATCAATGGCAAAGACACGCTGGCGGAAATTGCCCGCAAGACGGGTATGAGCGAGTTCGATGTCTGTCGGATTGTCTATGGCTTTCTCACCGCCGGGTTGGTCGATGTCATCCGCAAGCCGGCGCCGGTGCCGATGCTGGCCACGGGCCGACCCCTGGCTGAGGCGCCACGTATCAAAAAGAGCCTGGTAACCCGCATTATCAACCGCATTCGTGGTATGTAG
- a CDS encoding GTP-binding protein, which yields MQTVKMVISGAVNAGKTEFIKTISEIEVVSTERRATDDTRLIKKETTVAMDFGRIAIGDDLVLHLFGTPGQKRFDFMWEILSEGMLGLVILVDSTRPETFRETNRIIDFFMSYRETPYVVAANKQDRPNAWSPEELRLALRLPAHIKVLPCMATDRESVKNVLLELLDVIMQRSED from the coding sequence GTGCAGACGGTAAAAATGGTCATCAGCGGCGCAGTCAACGCCGGTAAAACTGAGTTCATCAAGACGATCAGCGAGATCGAGGTGGTTTCGACTGAACGTCGCGCGACTGACGATACCCGCCTGATTAAGAAGGAAACCACGGTTGCAATGGACTTTGGTCGCATTGCAATCGGTGATGACCTGGTGTTGCACCTGTTCGGCACGCCAGGGCAGAAGCGCTTCGATTTCATGTGGGAGATTCTGTCGGAAGGAATGCTGGGGCTGGTTATCCTTGTCGATAGCACCCGCCCCGAGACGTTCCGCGAAACGAACCGCATCATCGATTTCTTTATGTCCTACCGCGAAACCCCCTACGTGGTAGCAGCCAACAAGCAGGATCGCCCCAATGCATGGTCGCCGGAAGAGTTGCGCCTGGCGCTGCGCCTTCCGGCGCATATCAAAGTGTTGCCATGCATGGCGACCGATCGCGAGAGCGTCAAGAATGTGTTGCTCGAACTCCTCGATGTGATCATGCAGCGGAGCGAGGATTAG
- a CDS encoding MBL fold metallo-hydrolase, with translation MTDDRYGLPENIALVDDYHLGRPQVVGTYVLLGENPVIVDPGPASVLPNLETGLRQIGLEFSDLHGIVLSHIHLDHAGATGSLVRYFPHLKVYVHHRGAPHLIAPDKLLRSATRIYGGQMDYLWGEFLPVPVEAVVTLGGGETIRVAGRTLRVFDAPGHASHHLIYLDEATGAAWVGDTTGLRMPGYTYVRPATPPPDIDLEAWRRTLDMLLALKPRMLLLTHFGPAHDPERHIAEMWEHTMRWAETVRAGLERGDDEATAAAQLAALADAEMGAEANEAVRQQYAQAGAVEMSWHGLARYWRKKMEA, from the coding sequence ATGACCGACGACCGTTATGGATTGCCGGAGAACATCGCGCTGGTCGATGATTATCACCTCGGACGCCCCCAGGTGGTCGGAACGTACGTGTTGTTGGGGGAGAATCCGGTGATTGTCGATCCCGGTCCTGCCAGTGTGCTGCCGAATCTCGAAACCGGATTGAGACAGATCGGTCTGGAGTTCAGCGATCTGCACGGCATTGTCCTGTCGCATATCCACCTGGACCATGCGGGCGCCACCGGATCGCTGGTGCGCTATTTTCCGCACCTGAAAGTCTATGTTCATCATCGTGGCGCTCCGCATCTGATTGCGCCGGATAAGTTGTTACGCAGCGCGACGCGCATCTACGGGGGGCAGATGGATTATCTGTGGGGCGAGTTCCTGCCGGTTCCGGTGGAGGCGGTTGTGACCCTCGGCGGCGGTGAGACTATCCGCGTCGCCGGTCGAACCCTGCGGGTCTTCGATGCGCCGGGACATGCGTCTCATCACCTGATCTATCTCGATGAGGCGACCGGTGCGGCATGGGTGGGCGATACAACCGGTCTGCGGATGCCGGGGTATACCTATGTGCGTCCAGCCACGCCGCCGCCGGACATTGATCTGGAAGCGTGGCGGCGCACGCTGGATATGCTGCTGGCGCTCAAGCCGCGTATGCTGCTGCTGACCCATTTTGGTCCGGCGCACGATCCGGAGCGGCACATTGCCGAAATGTGGGAACATACGATGCGTTGGGCTGAAACAGTGCGCGCGGGTCTCGAGCGCGGCGATGACGAGGCGACTGCGGCAGCGCAACTTGCGGCGCTTGCCGATGCCGAGATGGGCGCCGAAGCGAACGAAGCGGTGCGTCAGCAGTATGCGCAGGCTGGCGCGGTCGAGATGAGCTGGCACGGTCTGGCGCGCTACTGGCGCAAAAAGATGGAGGCGTGA
- a CDS encoding DUF512 domain-containing protein — protein sequence MEYQPDLKRITGEGGEIAAVAPGSIAAELGLQPGDVVLAVGDLRLRDVIDYRFAIAEETIELLVRRGDEEFIYEIEKDPDDDLGIEFVEPLFDRLRTCNNKCPFCFLTQMPKGLRRSLYLKDDDYRLGFLYGNFVTFTNLTEADWQRIEQQRLSPQYISVHATDRALRAVLLGKPDVPDVLEQIRRLGRIGVTVHTQIVALPQINDGEALHQSIRDLAALYPIVQTIAVVPVGLTKYRFEGKRPQTIKTAIQIHETPEWIDATWERQPRWDDALHPHERQVANLGYCARQIVAADVPMRCYRSDEAPRIIDLVEAYQADFRRRYGIGLVYASDEFYLLCGRDLPPAADYDGMPQYSNGVGMTRDFLDGWAKAQRRLPARLPQPAELTIVCGTLIAPILQRVIDRLNRIVNLHARLLPVVNRFFGETVTVSGLLMGQDVAPAIRAAGARRVLLPRVMFDHTGARTIDEYTIERIGAESGAVVAVAGEPDDIVRYVRALSVAP from the coding sequence ATGGAATATCAACCCGATCTGAAGCGTATAACCGGCGAAGGTGGCGAGATCGCCGCCGTCGCCCCTGGCAGCATCGCCGCCGAACTCGGATTGCAACCGGGCGATGTGGTGCTGGCGGTGGGTGATCTCCGTCTGCGTGACGTGATCGATTACCGTTTTGCTATTGCCGAAGAGACTATCGAGTTGCTGGTGCGTCGCGGTGATGAGGAGTTCATCTACGAGATCGAGAAAGACCCTGATGACGATCTGGGGATCGAGTTCGTCGAGCCGCTCTTTGACCGTCTGCGCACCTGCAACAACAAATGCCCGTTCTGCTTTCTGACCCAGATGCCGAAAGGGTTGCGCCGTTCGCTCTACCTGAAGGACGATGACTATCGTCTCGGCTTTCTGTACGGCAATTTTGTGACCTTTACCAACCTGACGGAGGCGGACTGGCAGCGGATCGAGCAGCAGCGCCTCAGCCCGCAGTACATTTCCGTCCACGCGACCGACCGCGCGTTGCGGGCGGTGCTGCTGGGGAAACCCGATGTGCCGGATGTCCTGGAACAGATCAGGCGTCTTGGTCGGATCGGCGTGACGGTGCATACCCAGATCGTTGCGCTGCCGCAGATTAACGATGGTGAGGCGCTCCATCAGAGTATTCGCGACCTGGCGGCGCTCTATCCGATTGTGCAGACGATTGCAGTGGTGCCGGTTGGGTTGACGAAGTATCGCTTCGAGGGAAAGCGACCGCAAACGATCAAAACCGCGATCCAGATCCACGAGACGCCGGAATGGATCGATGCGACCTGGGAACGGCAACCACGCTGGGACGATGCGCTGCATCCGCACGAACGACAGGTGGCGAACCTGGGGTATTGCGCACGTCAGATCGTCGCCGCCGATGTGCCGATGCGCTGCTACCGCTCTGACGAAGCGCCGCGCATTATCGATCTCGTTGAAGCGTACCAGGCGGATTTTCGTCGGCGCTACGGCATCGGTCTCGTGTATGCGTCCGACGAGTTCTACCTGCTCTGTGGGCGTGACCTGCCGCCGGCTGCCGATTATGATGGCATGCCCCAGTATTCGAATGGGGTCGGTATGACGCGCGACTTCCTGGATGGATGGGCGAAAGCGCAACGTCGTCTGCCCGCCCGTCTGCCGCAACCCGCCGAACTGACAATTGTCTGCGGGACGTTGATCGCTCCCATTCTTCAGCGTGTCATCGACCGTCTGAACCGGATCGTCAATCTGCACGCCCGCCTGTTGCCGGTCGTCAACCGGTTCTTCGGCGAAACGGTGACCGTCTCCGGGTTGCTGATGGGTCAGGATGTCGCACCGGCTATTCGTGCGGCGGGGGCCCGCCGGGTGCTGTTGCCGCGGGTTATGTTCGATCATACCGGTGCACGCACCATCGATGAGTACACCATCGAGCGCATTGGCGCCGAAAGCGGCGCCGTGGTTGCCGTCGCTGGCGAACCGGACGATATTGTGCGCTATGTGCGCGCCTTGAGCGTCGCGCCCTGA
- a CDS encoding HD domain-containing phosphohydrolase, translating to MPVHTLSIQRILNVVQRATQTAAQANLAALLDRTLDLFVEEARAEAGTLYLYDPERDELVFHVVKGDETSQRLLGMRIPANRGVAGAALRTREPIFVSDVTSDSRWDRSIGELASIRLRTMYCLPLMIEERPVGVVQVFNLPDDAVDAEEELALLRILGNTMVSVIDKTRLLEETYRRERRQRALADIAARLTTTLDRQQLLTLIMDYARDLLNCEATSVWEIDDSDETNPVVRSHVATGSRGEQVTGITVPLGQGIIGHVVATGQIVRVDNVREDARHYQAVDQQSGFVTRSILCVPLRAPGIELGAGRGRVEARIIGGAQALNKIDGAFTDDDVSLFESFANLSATVLQLSRLYADTQNLLLGMIKALVEAVDARDRNNRQHSRRVSDFSIAIAEELELSDEQIFHVRIGSLLHDIGKIGVPDSILDKPGRLTEEELIEMRSHTVKGYEIMSQEELRRLLRVELPALLQHHERLDGNGYPHRIAGDQISWIARIVAVADVFDALTSVRPYKEPWSAEQAIAYLRERKGIEFDAACVEALARARAKGHPLVKTQGERTAVSLEG from the coding sequence ATGCCAGTGCACACCCTGAGTATTCAACGTATCCTGAACGTGGTGCAGCGCGCCACCCAGACGGCTGCGCAGGCGAATCTGGCGGCGCTGCTCGATCGGACGCTTGACCTGTTCGTTGAAGAAGCCCGCGCCGAAGCTGGCACGCTCTACCTGTACGACCCGGAGCGCGATGAACTGGTGTTCCACGTGGTCAAAGGCGACGAGACGAGCCAGCGTCTGCTCGGCATGCGCATCCCGGCGAACCGTGGCGTGGCGGGAGCGGCGCTGCGCACCCGTGAACCGATCTTTGTCAGCGATGTTACCAGCGATTCGCGCTGGGATCGCAGCATCGGCGAACTGGCATCCATCCGCCTGCGCACCATGTATTGCCTTCCGCTGATGATCGAAGAGCGCCCGGTTGGCGTGGTGCAGGTCTTCAACCTGCCCGACGATGCGGTCGATGCTGAAGAAGAACTGGCGCTGTTACGCATCCTCGGCAACACGATGGTCAGCGTGATCGACAAAACCCGCCTGCTTGAAGAGACGTATCGCCGCGAACGGCGCCAGCGCGCCCTGGCGGATATTGCCGCCCGCCTGACGACCACGCTCGACCGCCAGCAGTTGTTGACCCTGATCATGGACTACGCCCGCGATCTGCTCAACTGCGAAGCAACGTCGGTGTGGGAGATCGACGATAGCGATGAGACCAATCCGGTGGTGCGATCCCACGTCGCCACCGGTTCGCGCGGCGAGCAGGTCACCGGCATCACAGTGCCGCTTGGTCAGGGGATCATCGGGCATGTCGTGGCGACCGGTCAGATCGTTCGGGTGGACAATGTGCGCGAGGATGCGCGCCACTACCAGGCGGTCGATCAGCAGAGCGGGTTTGTGACGCGCTCGATCCTGTGCGTGCCACTTCGTGCGCCGGGTATCGAACTCGGCGCCGGGCGCGGGCGGGTCGAGGCGCGCATTATCGGCGGCGCTCAGGCGCTCAACAAAATCGATGGTGCGTTCACCGATGATGATGTAAGCCTGTTTGAGTCGTTCGCCAACCTCTCGGCAACGGTGCTGCAACTATCGCGCCTCTACGCCGATACGCAGAACCTGCTGCTGGGCATGATCAAGGCGCTCGTTGAAGCGGTGGACGCGCGCGACCGCAACAATCGGCAGCACTCGCGCCGCGTCTCAGATTTTTCGATTGCGATTGCGGAAGAATTGGAGCTTTCGGACGAGCAGATATTCCATGTGCGCATCGGCAGTCTGCTGCACGATATTGGCAAGATCGGCGTACCGGACTCCATCCTCGATAAGCCGGGGCGTCTGACCGAAGAAGAACTGATTGAGATGCGCAGCCATACGGTCAAGGGGTACGAGATCATGAGCCAGGAGGAACTGAGGCGTCTGCTGCGTGTTGAACTGCCAGCGTTGCTTCAGCATCACGAACGACTCGACGGCAATGGGTATCCGCACCGCATCGCCGGCGACCAGATTTCGTGGATCGCGCGCATCGTCGCGGTCGCCGATGTATTCGATGCGCTGACCAGCGTTCGACCGTACAAAGAACCGTGGAGCGCTGAACAGGCGATTGCCTATCTTCGTGAGCGAAAAGGGATAGAGTTCGATGCCGCGTGCGTTGAGGCGCTGGCGCGCGCCCGCGCAAAGGGGCATCCGCTCGTGAAGACGCAGGGAGAGCGCACTGCCGTGAGTCTGGAGGGATGA
- the der gene encoding ribosome biogenesis GTPase Der, which translates to MKPIVALVGRPNVGKSTLFNRLIGERRAIVEDIPGTTRDRLYGDTEWNGRVFTVVDTAGLLLDEDDLTPGTPQLEIARRVREQAEIAIEEADAIIFIVDSREGLTAADAAVAEVLRRASKPVVLAANKADNRERALDAVEFYALNLGEPIPMSAYHGIGVGDVLDRVTDVLPIIEAEEDDAAVKIAIVGRPNVGKSSLLNRLIGQERSVVSDVPGTTRDSIDTPVEIDGIKALLIDTAGIRRRGKIERGLERYSVMRALRAIERADVALLLIDATEGVTAQDTHIAGMILESLKGVAILVNKWDLVVKDNTTFDAFSRHVREAFKFISYAPLLFISAKTGQRVDKVLPLALEIASNRQRRIPTSELNTLLRRATYEHPPTAVHKGAHLRIYYATQPQVAPPVFLFFANQAEQVHWGYARYLENRIRERYDFTGTPIKIVFRSRPRRDERDKPAVARTRAAPATRAHSAAPEERIETWESDDFDEEAEVYWTNE; encoded by the coding sequence ATGAAACCGATCGTTGCACTGGTAGGGCGCCCGAATGTCGGGAAATCGACATTGTTCAACCGACTGATCGGTGAGCGCCGCGCAATTGTTGAAGATATTCCCGGCACTACCCGCGACCGGTTGTATGGTGACACCGAATGGAACGGTCGCGTGTTCACCGTTGTCGATACCGCCGGTCTGCTCCTCGATGAAGATGATCTGACGCCGGGCACGCCACAACTGGAAATTGCCCGGCGCGTGCGCGAACAGGCGGAAATCGCAATCGAAGAAGCTGACGCGATCATCTTCATTGTTGATAGCCGCGAAGGGTTGACCGCTGCCGACGCCGCTGTTGCCGAAGTGTTGCGTCGCGCCAGCAAACCGGTCGTGCTTGCCGCCAACAAAGCCGACAACCGCGAACGCGCGCTTGATGCGGTTGAGTTTTACGCGCTGAACCTGGGTGAACCCATCCCGATGAGCGCCTACCACGGGATTGGCGTTGGCGATGTGCTCGACCGGGTGACCGACGTGTTGCCGATCATCGAAGCGGAGGAAGATGATGCTGCGGTCAAGATCGCAATTGTTGGGCGTCCAAACGTTGGCAAGTCGTCGCTGCTCAACCGGTTGATCGGTCAGGAGCGCAGTGTCGTGAGCGATGTTCCCGGCACAACGCGCGACAGTATTGATACGCCGGTTGAGATCGACGGCATCAAAGCATTGCTGATCGACACTGCCGGAATCCGTCGTCGCGGCAAGATTGAACGCGGACTCGAACGCTACAGCGTGATGCGCGCCCTGCGCGCCATCGAACGTGCTGATGTCGCTCTGCTTCTCATCGACGCGACCGAAGGGGTGACTGCGCAGGATACGCATATCGCTGGCATGATCCTCGAATCGCTCAAAGGGGTGGCAATCCTGGTCAACAAATGGGATCTGGTGGTGAAGGACAACACAACCTTCGATGCCTTCAGCCGTCATGTTCGTGAAGCGTTCAAGTTCATTTCCTACGCGCCGCTGCTGTTCATTTCGGCAAAGACCGGGCAGCGTGTCGATAAGGTCTTGCCGCTGGCGCTGGAGATCGCCAGCAACCGTCAGCGCCGCATCCCAACCTCTGAACTCAACACGCTGCTCCGTCGTGCCACATATGAGCATCCTCCGACTGCTGTTCACAAGGGTGCACATCTGCGGATCTACTATGCAACCCAACCGCAGGTTGCGCCGCCGGTCTTTCTGTTCTTCGCCAATCAGGCGGAACAGGTGCACTGGGGGTATGCGCGCTATCTGGAAAACCGCATTCGTGAGCGTTACGACTTCACCGGTACGCCGATCAAGATCGTTTTCCGCAGTCGCCCCAGGCGTGATGAGCGCGACAAGCCAGCAGTCGCCCGGACGCGTGCTGCGCCTGCAACGCGCGCTCACAGTGCGGCGCCGGAAGAGCGCATCGAAACCTGGGAGAGCGACGATTTCGACGAAGAAGCCGAGGTTTACTGGACGAACGAGTAG
- a CDS encoding FHA domain-containing protein — translation MNSGSDQQPSEAHSSTSFIGLSPAARLIVRRDGVIERRIVLGEVAVTAGRALSNDLVLSYEGVSRRHAEFHPCPEGVMVVDVGSANGTFVDGHRLTPHKPHLLTDGMFCTIGPYTVSYHAPGSPTSVAALKTVALPD, via the coding sequence ATGAACAGCGGTTCAGATCAACAACCTTCAGAAGCGCACAGCAGTACGTCCTTCATCGGGCTTTCGCCAGCTGCGCGCCTGATCGTCCGTCGCGATGGCGTGATTGAACGACGGATCGTGTTGGGAGAGGTTGCTGTGACAGCCGGACGGGCGCTGAGCAACGACCTGGTGTTGAGTTACGAGGGAGTCTCACGTCGCCACGCCGAGTTCCATCCCTGCCCGGAAGGGGTGATGGTTGTGGATGTCGGCAGCGCCAACGGCACCTTCGTTGACGGTCACCGCCTGACGCCCCACAAACCCCATTTACTGACCGACGGCATGTTCTGCACGATTGGTCCATACACCGTCTCGTACCACGCACCAGGGTCGCCGACATCAGTTGCCGCGCTGAAGACGGTTGCGCTGCCGGATTGA